One window from the genome of Dyadobacter sp. CECT 9275 encodes:
- a CDS encoding SusC/RagA family TonB-linked outer membrane protein, with product MQKRILLCLFHWKPCLLSVVLTCLCISVAFSQTAVRVSGKIIDEKNEGLPGVNIQVKGTTTGATTDADGNYSLNATPGSSLIFSFIGYQSQEIAVGNSSVINVTLKADVAVLQEVLVVGYGKQSRETLTTSITKLDTKALENVPYTNAASALQGTVSGVRVQSTSGQPGSAPRVIVRGGTSINNPNGASPLYIIDGVIRTDMNDVNSEDIESMQVLKDAASTAIYGARGSNGVVIITTKSGKSGQTRISYSYDLTTSKPGKLFELANARDYLTLNRLGVFSAPKFGDYTSRLILPMGYGTGNDLTNNTAFTTQYLTSANEHKLKEGWQSMPDPADPTKTLIFQDTDFQALNYQTGVSHNHNLGITGGTEKATFNAGVGYMTADGTVITTKYSRLSFNLNGEIQVKKNLSVFSRVMFSKAKSNIPYSSTAVTFYRNAGLAPTAKYKFEDGTLAPGTNNGIGNPEYQMNTRKYDNSNEKLTISLGSHWDILPGLSFEPQISMYNISRDVRSFQPGYWNGPLAYVDSRVSSASSSKWRQTQAEGVLAYTKTLAKDHNLDVRAGLSYFVRDTSGISASGRGASTDLIPTLNASGEATAVSGTVTRQAIMGYFGSANYNYQMKYLLTVNMRYDGASNLGEEYKWGFFPGVSLGWNIHKEDFWNGISRSVSQLKLRGSYGVNGNISGLGDFTAYGAYGVGAKYGGAAAIQNTVIPNKDLKWEQSKTFDVGADFGFLDNRITMILDYYRRVTSNLLTSLPLPQSTGFGSVLTNLGSLENRGFEVELGARVTSTSSPLQWNVAFNASKTKNKVLKLPYNGIENNRVGGILIWDDAKQDYAWKGGLQEGVRLGEMYDRQQVRIYPTDEDAKNGPIASYIVGADKTQYGGDVEYYDADKNGTIDSRDKRYMGNAYPVWTGGLSNTLSFKNFNLYVRMDYTTGHTIFNWGRLFLDGNLYSDGNLTQRMVDRSWKKQGDITDMPRSYWGGERVQRNLFDGVTTSGNSQYMESGDFLAIREVTLSYSVPSKILNKLKIANLRFNVTANNIHYFTKYLGLNPEEGGTDDGRYAMPKNIIFGANLSF from the coding sequence ATGCAAAAGAGAATATTACTATGTCTTTTTCATTGGAAGCCCTGTTTGTTATCTGTTGTTCTGACGTGCCTTTGTATCTCTGTTGCCTTCTCTCAAACAGCAGTCAGGGTTTCCGGAAAAATTATTGATGAAAAGAACGAGGGATTGCCAGGTGTTAATATCCAGGTAAAAGGAACAACCACCGGAGCAACCACCGATGCTGACGGAAACTATTCCCTGAACGCCACACCGGGCTCATCCCTGATTTTTTCTTTTATAGGATACCAGAGCCAGGAAATCGCGGTTGGAAACAGCTCCGTAATCAACGTAACGCTTAAAGCAGACGTGGCGGTTCTTCAGGAAGTATTGGTGGTCGGTTATGGTAAACAGTCCAGAGAAACACTGACCACTTCCATCACCAAGCTGGACACCAAAGCACTTGAAAACGTACCTTATACCAATGCGGCATCGGCCCTGCAGGGAACTGTTTCAGGGGTGAGGGTGCAGAGTACTTCGGGACAACCCGGTTCAGCACCCAGGGTGATCGTCAGAGGTGGTACTTCTATCAATAATCCCAACGGAGCCAGCCCTTTATACATTATTGACGGGGTAATACGTACCGATATGAACGATGTCAATTCAGAAGATATTGAGTCAATGCAGGTTTTGAAAGACGCTGCATCCACCGCCATATACGGAGCAAGGGGTTCCAATGGGGTAGTGATCATCACCACCAAAAGCGGGAAATCAGGCCAGACCCGGATCTCCTACTCTTACGACCTGACCACTTCCAAACCAGGTAAGTTATTTGAGCTTGCCAACGCACGAGATTATCTGACCCTGAACCGTCTGGGGGTTTTCAGTGCACCCAAATTCGGAGATTACACTTCCCGGCTTATCCTTCCTATGGGATACGGAACCGGCAACGACCTCACCAATAACACTGCATTTACCACACAATACCTGACATCCGCTAACGAGCACAAACTGAAGGAAGGATGGCAGAGCATGCCTGACCCCGCCGACCCGACCAAAACCCTGATATTCCAGGATACTGACTTCCAGGCGCTTAACTATCAAACCGGAGTATCCCATAACCATAATCTGGGCATCACCGGAGGTACCGAGAAAGCTACTTTCAATGCAGGGGTGGGTTATATGACAGCGGATGGTACGGTTATCACGACCAAATACAGCCGGTTGAGTTTCAACCTGAATGGGGAGATCCAGGTGAAAAAAAATCTGAGCGTTTTTTCAAGAGTGATGTTTTCCAAGGCCAAATCTAATATCCCGTACAGTTCTACGGCCGTTACTTTTTATCGTAATGCCGGATTGGCACCGACAGCCAAATACAAGTTTGAGGATGGAACCCTGGCACCAGGTACCAATAACGGTATCGGAAATCCTGAGTACCAGATGAACACCCGGAAGTATGACAATTCAAATGAAAAGCTGACCATCTCGCTGGGTTCTCACTGGGATATACTGCCCGGCTTATCTTTCGAACCGCAGATTTCAATGTACAATATTTCAAGAGATGTACGTTCCTTTCAGCCAGGTTACTGGAACGGACCACTTGCGTATGTAGACTCCCGTGTGTCTTCGGCAAGTTCTTCCAAATGGCGGCAAACCCAGGCTGAGGGTGTATTAGCCTACACCAAAACACTCGCGAAAGATCACAACCTGGACGTTCGGGCGGGTCTTTCCTACTTTGTCCGTGATACCTCAGGTATCAGTGCAAGCGGCAGAGGTGCATCCACCGATTTGATACCTACCTTGAATGCTTCAGGCGAGGCAACTGCCGTGAGCGGAACCGTGACCAGGCAGGCCATCATGGGATATTTTGGAAGCGCCAATTACAACTATCAGATGAAATACCTGCTTACCGTAAATATGCGCTATGATGGTGCCTCCAACCTGGGCGAAGAATATAAGTGGGGATTTTTCCCGGGGGTTTCGCTTGGATGGAACATTCACAAGGAGGATTTCTGGAACGGCATTTCAAGAAGTGTTTCACAGCTGAAACTTAGGGGAAGTTATGGTGTAAACGGTAACATAAGCGGCCTCGGAGATTTCACCGCCTACGGCGCGTATGGCGTAGGTGCCAAATATGGCGGAGCTGCTGCAATCCAGAATACCGTAATTCCAAACAAAGACCTGAAATGGGAACAATCCAAAACCTTTGACGTAGGTGCCGATTTCGGGTTCCTGGACAACCGGATCACCATGATCCTCGATTATTACCGCCGTGTGACGAGCAATCTGTTAACCAGCCTTCCTTTGCCTCAGTCAACCGGCTTTGGAAGTGTACTAACCAACCTGGGTTCATTGGAAAACAGGGGATTCGAGGTAGAACTCGGTGCCCGTGTGACCTCCACCAGCTCGCCTCTGCAATGGAACGTGGCTTTTAACGCCTCGAAAACCAAAAATAAAGTATTAAAACTCCCATATAACGGAATTGAGAATAACCGCGTGGGTGGTATCCTGATCTGGGATGACGCCAAACAGGATTACGCCTGGAAAGGCGGCCTCCAGGAGGGTGTGCGCCTGGGTGAAATGTATGACCGCCAGCAGGTCAGGATCTATCCTACGGATGAAGATGCCAAAAATGGACCGATTGCCTCCTACATTGTGGGTGCAGATAAAACGCAGTATGGTGGTGACGTAGAATATTATGATGCCGACAAAAACGGGACCATAGATTCCAGAGACAAAAGATACATGGGAAATGCCTATCCGGTATGGACCGGAGGGTTATCCAACACCCTGAGTTTTAAAAATTTCAACCTGTATGTAAGAATGGATTACACCACGGGGCATACCATTTTTAACTGGGGCCGCCTGTTCCTGGACGGTAACCTGTACTCGGACGGAAACCTGACGCAGCGGATGGTGGACCGCTCCTGGAAAAAACAAGGAGATATTACCGACATGCCCCGCTCCTACTGGGGCGGTGAAAGGGTACAACGCAACCTGTTTGACGGAGTTACCACGAGCGGGAATTCGCAATACATGGAATCAGGAGACTTTCTGGCCATCCGCGAGGTTACACTGAGTTATTCCGTTCCATCCAAAATACTGAATAAGCTGAAAATAGCCAACCTCAGGTTTAATGTCACTGCAAACAACATTCATTATTTCACCAAATATTTAGGACTAAACCCCGAAGAAGGAGGCACAGACGACGGACGGTATGCTATGCCCAAAAATATAATCTTCGGAGCCAATCTCTCATTTTGA
- a CDS encoding RNA polymerase sigma factor encodes MSVELLTDSELLHLMQQGDEKSFTELFNRYWKTILVVAANKTGDLDEAEEIVQDLFVSLWNRREQLQLTSSLKNYLTVSVKYQVIKALAKRNNFQKFADHSLHLNDILDDSTQEWLDFEELRHRLSELVAELPEKCRLVYQLSRDAGYSQKQIAEELGIAEKTVEAHLGKALRTLRTGLNQFLFTTLL; translated from the coding sequence ATGTCTGTCGAGCTCCTCACCGATTCTGAACTTCTCCACTTGATGCAACAGGGAGATGAAAAGAGTTTTACGGAGCTATTCAACCGCTACTGGAAAACGATCCTGGTGGTGGCGGCGAACAAAACCGGTGATCTGGACGAAGCGGAGGAAATTGTACAGGATCTTTTCGTTTCGCTTTGGAACAGGAGGGAGCAACTCCAGCTCACGTCGTCCCTCAAAAACTACCTCACCGTTTCGGTCAAGTACCAGGTGATCAAGGCGCTGGCCAAAAGGAATAACTTTCAGAAATTTGCCGATCACAGCCTGCACCTGAACGATATTCTTGACGATTCTACCCAGGAATGGCTGGACTTTGAGGAACTCCGGCACCGTTTGAGCGAACTGGTTGCCGAATTGCCTGAAAAGTGCAGGCTCGTTTACCAGCTCAGCCGCGATGCGGGGTACTCACAAAAGCAGATCGCCGAGGAGCTCGGCATTGCGGAGAAAACCGTTGAAGCGCATCTGGGCAAGGCACTCAGGACCCTCCGTACCGGCCTGAATCAGTTCCTTTTCACGACTCTGTTGTAG